The nucleotide sequence TGATCCAGCCGTGTTCCGCCCTGGCCGCGGCGCGTGCCCGTCGGATGTCCTCGGCGACCTCCTCGACGGGGCCGGAGATCAGGATCTCGTCCGGCGTACCGAGATAGGCACCCCAGTAGATCCACGTGCCACCTCCGGCGAACTGCCGGAACGATTCGTGGGCGTCCAGCATGACGATGACGTCCCCGTCGTCGTTGCCCACGGTCTCGGCCAGTCTGCGTCCGGGAGTGATGTGGATCGGGCGGCCCACCCGGTTGAGGCCGACGCGATGGCGCGCCGCCAGCGTGGACACGCTGCTGACCCCCGGGACGACGTCGTAGGTGAACGTCACGTTCCCCCGGGCGGTGATCTCCTCCAGAACCGCGAGCGTGCTGTCGTACAGCGACGGGTCACCCCACACCAGGAAAGCTCCGCGCTGCCCGGGCGCGAGCTCCTCGCGGATCAGCCGCTCGCAGATGTCGGCGCGCCGTCGCCGCCAGTCGTGGACGGCGTCGGCGTAGCCGCCCCGGGAGCCCTGTGCGCGGTCGCGCCACGGATCTTCGGCCTCGACCACGCGATGCGGACCGGGTACGTGTTCAGCCAGCATGGTCCGTCGGAGGCGGGTGAGGGAGGACTTCTCCTCGCCCTTCTCCAGGACGAAGAAGACGTCCGTGCTCCGCATGGCCTTCACGGCGCCGAGCGTCAGCTGGTCGGGATCCCCGGAACCGATCCCGATCACCGCGATGTGTTTCGTACCGTCCGACACTGCTCTCCCCTTGACTGCGATCGATTCCCACCACCCAGCGGACCGGTCGGGTACGCGGGGCCCGATCCGGCGACGCCAGGGCGACCGCTTCCGGAACGGGTCCGGTCAGGGCGGACCGGGCCAGGTTACGGGTGGCCCGCGACGGCCGCTCGGCCGGTGGGGTGGTACGCGGGAGAACGCGAGGGAGGGCGGGAAGCCTCCACGCTTCCCGCCCTCCCAGCACACGGCACCGGACCCTCACCCGGTGCTCGCGCGCCGCCCAGGCCCCTCAGCCCGGACTACCGGGTCTCTCCTCCCGGTCGTACGTGTGGAACCCGCGCCCCGCCTTCCGGCCGAGCAGCCCGGCCTCCACC is from Streptomyces venezuelae ATCC 10712 and encodes:
- the cobF gene encoding precorrin-6A synthase (deacetylating), yielding MSDGTKHIAVIGIGSGDPDQLTLGAVKAMRSTDVFFVLEKGEEKSSLTRLRRTMLAEHVPGPHRVVEAEDPWRDRAQGSRGGYADAVHDWRRRRADICERLIREELAPGQRGAFLVWGDPSLYDSTLAVLEEITARGNVTFTYDVVPGVSSVSTLAARHRVGLNRVGRPIHITPGRRLAETVGNDDGDVIVMLDAHESFRQFAGGGTWIYWGAYLGTPDEILISGPVEEVAEDIRRARAAARAEHGWIMDTYLLRPCGDA